cttcaattaaaaaaaaaaagagagagaaaagaagaagcacTACAGTAAATAGTCACATTTTGAATGACTCAAGAGAAGCATTGGAACTGTCTGTTACTATACCaacatcattaaaaacaaaaacaagcaaactgaAAATTCCTCTGCTAAGAGTCTTCTCATACCACTGCTTCTGTCCCTttctgattctgttttttttacCCAGTGTGGCGGGCAGAAGGTGTCATAAACTCTGAGTGACAGCAGGAAGTTCTGTACCAGTGAGTACACCGTGCTTTGTGCCCCGACACTGCCCCTGTCGGCCTCTACAAGTCCAGGAAGCGAAAGCCTTTCACCAGGATTCTGCCACCTTTTCAAAATCAAACCATCTTGAAATAAATCCTTCAGTACTGAGCTGCTTGAAACCCTGAGAACGACAAAAGTACCTGTGTAGAGCCTGTATCCATTAGGACCAGTTGAAGTCAGAAAAGGCTGTGAAGTTATGACCTTCTGCACCCTTGGCCCCCAAGCAGGCATaacacctccttcccttcctgttaGGTAATGCTATtccatcctcttccctctcccaatAAAGCGGGGAAGGTTAAGGATCATTATGCAGACTTGCCTGATTATCTTACTGTAGCAGGACAGCCTTTCCGATGAGGATTGACATTTGAAGCACTTCATCTGAAGCATGAGAGCTCCTACACCCACCAGGAAATGCAGGTGTCAACAGACAAGGAGGTGTGAAATCTATTATGGGAATGGGGAGTCATGCAGCCAACAGAGAGCCTAGGTCAGACTCTGTCCTTCTCCCTGTGCCTTCACCCAAATACTCCCTGTCTTTACTCAGACATCAAGACACAAATCTTACAGTTTCCTGCCCATCTGATGCTATACTCTGTATAGTTCTGAGCTATCATAGGTACACAAAGTGTACAAAACATACATGCAgagataaagaataaaacacactTCCACATATCCCAGCTTAATAAAGAGGTTTCACGTCTTTGACACCCTCTTCACGCTCCATCCGTTGTGTCCCTCCCCTCGGCCAAAAGGAACCACACCTTGATATCATAAAACTCATCTccttgttttacttttcattatgCCATATGTGTATGTAACTCCAAGCGCACCGCATTTTCCcttctgtaatttgcttttttaattcgACATCAtgatttgagattcatccatggtGGCACATGTAGCTGTATTcagatattttcacatttatatgtATTCCACAGTACAAATATACCAGCTACTtaacttttccattatgggtggGCATTTGGATTAttactactttattttctttgctattgCAGGGATGCTATGAATTTCTTGAACATGTCTCCTATTGTACATGTATGAGTTTTTGcaggatatacacccaggagtgaaTATGTTAGGTCATAAGGTACATAGGTAATGCCAAGCTAttttaaaacagggcttccctggtggcacagtggttgagggtctgcctgccgatgcaggggacacgggttcgtgccccggtctgggaagatcccacatgccgtggagcggctgggcccgtgagccatggctgctgagcctgcgcgtctggaacctgtgttccacaacgggagaggccacaacagtgagaggcccgcgtattggaaaaaacaaaacaaaacaaaaaggaggcTGTACTATTTTACACCTAATTCATGTCCCATAGCTTCATGAACAGTGATATCATAGGACTGAACTCTTTGCTCATCTTGTCGGTGGGGGGCACTTCCCCATACTGTACCAATGAATAAGGTTTAGCATCCTGAGTGTTCACTAGCCTTTTCTTCTATGAAATGCCTGTTCCTTGTTGGGTTCGTTTTTCTCTTAGGATGTTTATCTTTTTCCTattgattcatatatattttagatactgaTCTTTTAGATCATAAATAACTTCTCCCACCTTGTGATTTGTCTCTCATTATTTTCAGAATGTCTTTTAAAGGGCATAaagtcttaattttaatgtagtcaaatatATCAACCTTTTCCTTGATGGTCTGCTTAATTTATGCCTCTGGTGTGCTAGCAATAATTGAATTTATGATACTTCTCTGCCCATCTGATACTGGAATTCATTCCCATGGTTATATTATTTCTCCTTCTAATGCACATCTTTCTTACTTTTAATCATCTCTCCTACTACAGCCATTACTCTAGTGCAAGGACTTCTGaagcctgtttttaaaaaactgatgcctatggctgggcttccctggtggcgcagtggttgggagtccgcctgccgatgcaagggacatgggttcctgccctggtccacgaagatcccacatgccgcggagtggttaggcttgtgagccatggccgctgagcctgcgcagtccggagcctgtgctccacaacgggagaggccactgcagtcgcccgcgtaccgcaaaaaaacaaacaaacaaacaaaaagaaactgatgCCTAGTTGGAGATTATAGTCTATTTCTTGAAATTGCTAACTTCCAGACATAAGGGGTGATACTATACtttagaaaatgcatttttaaataataaaaaagtggCAACATTTAATTGCTTTGTCAAGGAGAATTCATGCATTTTGTAATCCCACAGATTAAATACAATAAATCATGATCTTACTTGTACTTTACAGAAAAATACTCATTCATCTTTGACATTCgtgctttctttttctgctgCCTTGTTTCAGGATTAAAGTCTGCTACCTGTGGTCCGGGATTTTGAAATGCCAAGCATTTTAACTGTCGCTCTATCTGTTGctatgaaacaaataaacaaataaaatatattagtagTAAGAACCAGATAATTTTATCTGCTTTACACAGCATCAAAATGAAGTTTCTGTAACTTTTACCATAATGGCATGAAAGCTTACTTGTCTTAGCTAGAGTAATAAACAATTTAATCAGATTAAGTTTCAAAAGATGATGTAAAACTTTTCAAATTAGGTCGTTCTTTctgaataaacaaatacatagtGTAAAACGatgtataataaaaaaataaaaaaacaatcaaGGGGGAACAGAAGAATTCCCTTTATACCTGCAAAATACCCCTTGGCTTCTCAAATCTGCTGGGGATGAAAGTCAGAATTACCATTTTATGGTGGATAATGACAAGGGAGTAAAAGCCCTTCCGCCCAGGTAAAGTATCTCAAAACACAGTGAGAACACACAGTACACACAACCCTCCCCTTCAGTGCTCTAGGGCATCTCAGCACTCACTGCCCTGGGGGTTGTGGACCCCATCAGGGCTCTGATGCAGAATGCAGCCACCTGAAGGATCCCCTCTCAGTCAAAGCCAGATTGCAAGAAGAAAATCTggcttaaatgacaaaatagCGTGTTAGTGGAAATTTTCACAAGTCTCTGTTTTGGGATATTTATAATTCGAAATTAAATGGGGCCTAATTGGAAAGACAAGCAATAAAGATACTTCAATCAGTTCTGATAATTGATTTTGGACACGCAGCACATATGTCAGGAGTGAAGGGAATGCTCCTCTGAAggattttagaagaaaagaatctgagtGGCCCCCAAACACTTAGGCTAACACGTATACGAAATACCACATCTCGAAACCAAAGGGAAACTTCCCATGTATGAATTTCAAGGTAACAAATTAGTAACAGAATCTCGGGCTTTTCTGCAGTTTCTTTAGCTTAATAATAGTCTCGTTAGTCTAAAATAATATAggtatgtttctttaaaatttcattttggtttgtGTGTATGGGTTTGTTTTACAAACAACCTTATGAAATGATTCTGTATTTAGGTATAGCTGCTCAATAAACACAACTTAGCATGATCTACTATTATTCTCAGTAGCAAAGCAAGAGTTTAGATGCCTCTGTTCGgaccttggctctgccacttgttaTTGGAGCGCTTTGAGCAAGTTCCTCCTTCTTCTAAGCCGTGgtttcttcttttgcaaaatgGGTTAACAACAGTATCTTGTGATAAGGGTTACGTGAATTAACATATACCAAGCTTTAGAACAGGTACTAGCAtatcatggggaaaaaaaccccaaggatttgttaaataaaaatatttgaccaTATTCTCTACAAATTTTCTACTCCAAGGGTAGGATTTTATTGTGCAGGATGCTGGGGACTGAGAGGCACAGAGGAGACAGGTAAGATGAGACCAGCTTCATGAAAGCGGGATGAAGACGAGGAGAAGCACTAAGGAGCAGGGATCCTTCCCGTGGATTCCTGATGGGGCCTACCTTCCCACCCAAATCTGGGGCATCTCAGAGATCCCCAAGTTGTGAACTCCCCAAATACTACGGAATCATAGTATCCACGAGCCATACCAGTTGCTTCTGTCTGATTTGACAGTTTTTCTCAGGAGAACTTTGACCTGCATGTCTCTCTTGCGTGGAATTGATTTTTTCTGATTGTTCACTCATTTCTGATCACGAAAAAAAGTaactggaaaaaagtaaaacacattaATATCACATATCCCAAGTAACTCACTCCTGTGACTTTCCTGCTCTCTCCCTACATCTTACTTTCTTTGAAAACCAGACTTACTAGAAAAGCCATTTGCTcccctggcttcttttttttttaccactcaCTCTTAAATCCTGCATCTGACTCCCCCAGAACACTGTACTGATGCTCTTCTCAGCCTGGTGTTCCATGAACAAATCAACTGTACCTTTTACAGTTCTTGGCCTCAGAGACCTCACTGGAGCAGGCAACCCTGGGACCAGCCACTCCTGCCCAAGAGGACTAGGAATTCTTAGATCTCCGTTCTTCCTCCTTTACACTTATTCCCTTGAAAGAGAAGAAGATACGTTAATGTCGTAGTACATCCCCAGTAACTTTGTGAAAATCTTCTCCGCTCCCATGGTTTCATTATAACCTTTTCAGAAATCATTGCCCAGGATGCCTCCAAAAGCTCCAACCTCCTCAACCAAGTTTTCTGACAAATTTCGAACACAACTTGTGCTAAATGGAAGTCATCAGTTTTCCATAAAACTCAGCTGCTTAAATGCCTGtaatttaggggtttttttggtacatctttattagagtataattgctttacaatggtgtgtcagtttctgctttataacaaagtgaatcagtcacacatACACGTATGTTCCcgtgtctcctccctcttgcgtctccctccctcccaccctccctatcctacccctctaggtggtcacaaagcaccgagctgatctccctgt
This genomic interval from Phocoena sinus isolate mPhoSin1 chromosome 3, mPhoSin1.pri, whole genome shotgun sequence contains the following:
- the ARL14EPL gene encoding ARL14 effector protein-like, with the protein product MSEQSEKINSTQERHAGQSSPEKNCQIRQKQLQQIERQLKCLAFQNPGPQVADFNPETRQQKKKARMSKMNEYFSVKYKVMKKYDKSGRLTCNDADLCDCLEKNCLGCFYPCPKCNSNKCGPECRCNRRWVYDAIVTESGEVISALPFNVPD